The Wenzhouxiangella sp. XN201 genome contains the following window.
GACCAGCCGAGAATGAGGGCGGTCTGCTGGCGGGTGCGCGAACTGTGATGCGAGGATTCGGTGGGCATGGAAGCTCCGGAAAGGCGGGTCGTGGCTTCATCTTCGGTTCGGGCGCATTCGGCGTCAAGCCCGGCCCGGGCAGGAAATTTACACCTGAATTGCCCGCGCTTCTTGATCGCCGGGCGAATTTGGGGTATAAAGTCCGGCTCGATTTGCAACCAATCCAATTCAGGAACATTCGTCATGTCCCGAGTGTGTCAGGTGACCGGCAAGGGCCCGCTGGTCGGAAACAACGTCTCCCATGCCAACAACAGGACGAAGAAGCGGTCGCTGCCGAATCTGCACAGCCATCGTTTCTGGGTCGAAAGCGAGAATCGCTGGGTCAAGCTGCGCGTCTCGGCCAAGGGCCTGCGCATCATCGACAAGAACGGCATCGACAAGG
Protein-coding sequences here:
- the rpmB gene encoding 50S ribosomal protein L28; the encoded protein is MSRVCQVTGKGPLVGNNVSHANNRTKKRSLPNLHSHRFWVESENRWVKLRVSAKGLRIIDKNGIDKVLTDLRARGERF